The Osmia bicornis bicornis chromosome 11, iOsmBic2.1, whole genome shotgun sequence genome includes the window GATCCTCAGAATGCGGACGAATTTTGCCGGACTAACGAAACCTCTTACGAAACCAAACTAATCGACTCTGTTGACAAAGGTAACAATCCACTTGATAGATTAATGAATCTTAAGTTGGATATCATTAGAATATTGTTATCTCTTGTGTTTCGTAGGAAACGAACACTATTGTGTtgtaaaaacgaaaaaagatCAAACGGTCTGTATCATACCGTACGTATACGAGTTCCAGCAAAACAAtgttgtttctttaaaaatcgAAAGCAAGGTAAGATACACAGCTTATTGTActgaatatttttttgttacgtttttcccttcttttcaTCGAGATCTTTTGACGATTCTAGTATTGCAGTACTCCGATACATACAGCAGTCATTTCATCTGTGATCATCtttgtaatattatttattggAATCATTTGTTTACTGATTTGGAAGTAAGTATCTCTCGAGTAAACTATGattaaattgcaatttctttttataaacgTTTATTGTGTTTGCATAGGTGTTGGACTTCCATAAAAGACAAAAGAGAATACGAGAAGTTCATACAGGAACAAAAGAAAACTGTGTTTAGTTTGAGCGAAAATCCTCTGTTTAGGCCTGCGACGTCTCGATTTAGGGTACCCTCCATATACAAAGAGGATTAATCGAGAACAATTAGGCTACAAAAGTGCATTCAttgaattaattcagttcGCCTTCACCGAAAGAGTCGGTAGAATACGTGGTGCTTTGATCAGATAATAGATCACGCCAGAAATGATTTccaggagaaaaagaaatcgcCTGTAATTACGATTGCAATGTTAATCTTACATCATAATTAGTGatctaaatatttttacattatcCGTCACGTTTACAAGTGTCCATTCAAACCCTCTAGGTTCTCTGTAGATAGCATTCGTAAGTGGTTTGTTATTGACCCAATCAGCCTCAATTGAAGATCCATCCGGAAATGTATACGTTCCAGGACCGTTCATTGTACCGTTTGGTTCGACTCTACCTCGATACTGAGCGTTGTTATTATACCtttaacaattaaatttaactttatttattatcgTTATATAATAGTATAGTAATAAGTAGGAGCGAATTCCAATTACCGAATGTGAATTGTAGTGTCGGCAAAAGAATCATTGTTCCATTCGCCATCGTAAACGTCAAAGTTATCGGTAGTATATATTCCTCTTCCTGTGTAAAATATACACGGttaataatgtttaaaaaagaatgaGTGCTTTACAGAACATCGACCTTCTTTGACTAAAACAGATTGGGTATAATTGCATCTATATTCGCCGTTATATATATCTCCGTTATGAAATGTGAATTTTCCAAATCCAGTTTGATCCAAGCTTTCGGTAATATTCGTCTTCGTCGTTTTACCGGTACCtcgttttttcatatttaagaTTATGTATAAAAGATTATTGAAGCTTTGAATTTGAAAGAATAGGAAGGTCGGTAAGGTGATTAAGTTCCTCTAATCGCCACTGATATCGTTAGCGCTAAGTAAGACGTAAGTCAGACTATTTCACTAATGGATCCAAATGGATCATAGTTGTACCGTTCTATTTTATCATTGACATCGTTGGTTATAAGCCAAGAAACCTTGacataaaattcgattttggATCAAACAAAAACGGAATAttgttattgttttatttttatcctcTTTTTTCGGTTCGATGACATTTTCTAATCTGCGATTAATGATCTCTGCCCTATTTGAAAACTACCTTTAAACTTAATGCCACGTGACCTTGTGAACGACCTCTCATTCGGTACATTCGTATCGTCCGTTCCTAGTTCGCGATAACCCCACAGTACTGACACGCTCGGAACACGTTCGTTGTCCGAGTGTTTTAAAGAAAAACTTCGTGTAACGTGGAATTTCTCGCGACTTGCTACTAAAATCGGTAGTAAAAGATCCTCGAAACATCTGAGATATGATACGAACGACAACAGGTCTGCGCAATGAATTGGCACGCGCTATACTACGAAATTCCGTCCGGACGACCACCGTAAGGTGCATGGTACGATGTCTTCACAGAAAATATCTACAGaggtatttaatatttttgtcaCAATCACGTTTGTTTCTTTATAATATGTACTGTCGTTTCTTGGTTAAAATATACACTCATATTAGCTATTAAGGTTACcttaatgaatgaatgaatgaatgaatgaatactCATTACCATTACTCCCAACTTCCCATTCTCCTTCAAAGTTCTATTTCCACCTGTTGTTTCTCAATTACATTCAAATATCATACACACAGTCGCAatcttaaaaatttcatttttgttaaacaaatattttcacaCAGGAAGTTGTTGCATCCAAGATTTTTAGCAACATAAATTGGTACTTACATTAAGGGTGATACTTGAAAGTCAGCTTTCCACTGTCTTCTAATTCTTAACATTTTTTAGAGTAAAACAGTGCTTTCTTGCTTGGTGTTCAGGATTCAGGTACACAATACCTTACGTCTTATGGTGATCCCAGGAAGGCAACAAGTTAGATTTTATGCTGATTATCCTGACCATCTCAGAGTACAACTTCCTGCATTATCACCTACTATGGAAACTGGTACTATTGTTAGTTGGCAGAAAAAGGAAGGTGAGGGAGACAGTTCATTACAATTGATTAAACCATTAATGATTTCTAATTTCTTATAACTTTATTATAGGCGACAAGTTGAATGAAGGTGACTTACTAGCAGAAATTGAAACTGATAAAGCAACAATGGGCTTTGAAACACCGGAAGAAGGCTACTTGGCAAAGATTTTAGTACCAGCAGGAACAAAAAATGTTCCTATTGGAAAACTTGTTTGTATAATTGTATCAGATGAAGCCAGTGTAGCTGCTTTCAAAGATTTTAAAGACGACTCTCCAGCTGCCCCAGCAGCTGCACCTCCTGGCCCTGCACCGGCTGCTCCTACACCATCTACTCCTCCTC containing:
- the LOC114872455 gene encoding phosphatidylinositol 4-phosphate 5-kinase 2-like, giving the protein MKKRGTGKTTKTNITESLDQTGFGKFTFHNGDIYNGEYRCNYTQSVLVKEGRGIYTTDNFDVYDGEWNNDSFADTTIHIRYNNNAQYRGRVEPNGTMNGPGTYTFPDGSSIEADWVNNKPLTNAIYREPRGFEWTLVNVTDNAISFSPGNHFWRDLLSDQSTTYSTDSFGEGELN